One bacterium DNA window includes the following coding sequences:
- the moaA gene encoding GTP 3',8-cyclase MoaA: MTTRENTVLADGKGRPVRYMRVSVTDRCNLRCRYCAPRAGFAALNHSDIISYEEIGRLAGILSRRGVTSVRITGGEPLVRKHLDSLITILSGIPGISDISLTTNGLLLAEMAPDLRRAGLSRVNVSLDTLRDDRFKWVTDPNGNGHGGGVQTVLKGLEKAREEGLDPVKINVVLMRGFNDDELEAFSELTREQDCEVRFIEFMPMGPDGFWGLEKVMSAAEAIARLETVHGSLERMGKGRGSGPAVRYRIPGHEGTVGFITPISEHFCVNCNRIRITADGHLRTCLFSDNETDLLTPLRSAASDEEILSLIGGALSRKPEGHGMAGGKVVRACARTMSHIGG, translated from the coding sequence ATGACAACTCGAGAAAATACAGTGCTGGCTGACGGGAAGGGCAGGCCAGTCCGCTACATGCGCGTCTCGGTCACCGACCGGTGCAACCTGCGCTGCCGCTACTGTGCGCCGAGGGCCGGTTTCGCGGCCCTGAACCACAGCGACATCATTTCCTACGAGGAGATCGGCCGCCTGGCCGGGATCCTGTCGCGTCGCGGTGTTACAAGCGTCCGCATCACCGGCGGGGAACCCCTGGTGCGCAAGCACCTGGATTCCCTCATCACCATCTTGTCCGGGATCCCCGGGATCTCCGACATCAGCCTTACCACCAATGGACTCCTCCTGGCGGAGATGGCTCCGGACCTTCGCCGGGCGGGCCTGTCCCGGGTGAACGTGAGCCTGGACACTCTCAGGGACGACCGGTTCAAGTGGGTGACCGATCCCAACGGCAACGGCCACGGAGGGGGGGTCCAGACGGTGCTCAAGGGGCTGGAAAAAGCCAGGGAGGAAGGCCTGGATCCCGTCAAGATAAACGTGGTCCTCATGCGGGGGTTCAACGACGACGAGCTGGAAGCGTTTTCCGAGCTTACGCGGGAGCAGGATTGCGAAGTCCGGTTCATCGAGTTCATGCCCATGGGCCCCGACGGTTTCTGGGGGCTGGAAAAGGTGATGAGCGCCGCCGAGGCCATCGCCCGCCTGGAGACGGTCCACGGTTCACTGGAGCGCATGGGCAAGGGGAGGGGATCCGGTCCGGCAGTGCGCTATCGCATCCCCGGACACGAAGGGACCGTTGGATTCATCACCCCCATCTCCGAACACTTCTGTGTCAACTGCAACCGCATCCGCATCACCGCCGACGGTCACCTGCGCACATGCCTGTTTTCCGATAACGAGACCGACCTTCTCACACCCCTGCGGTCAGCGGCCTCGGACGAGGAGATCCTTTCCCTCATCGGGGGGGCACTGTCGCGAAAACCTGAGGGTCACGGGATGGCGGGGGGGAAGGTCGTGCGGGCGTGTGCCAGGACGATGAGCCATATTGGCGGGTAA